The following proteins are co-located in the Phycisphaerales bacterium genome:
- the arfB gene encoding alternative ribosome rescue aminoacyl-tRNA hydrolase ArfB: MDAETPSSSVRLAPGLFIAEGLLDYSFSASSGPGGQNVNKRATRCQLRVRLADLPLTGTQLNRLTRLAPSLVTEAGDLLITADEHRSQGQNKAAATERLQDLVKRALVAPKVRRPTKPSRGAKERRLSEKKSRGEVKKRRQGGDD, from the coding sequence GTGGACGCGGAGACGCCATCCTCTTCGGTGCGGCTCGCCCCCGGCCTCTTCATCGCCGAGGGGCTGCTGGACTACAGCTTCTCCGCGTCCTCCGGCCCCGGCGGGCAGAACGTCAACAAGCGGGCGACCCGCTGCCAGCTCCGCGTGCGCCTGGCCGACCTGCCGCTGACAGGCACTCAGCTCAACCGCCTCACACGCCTCGCCCCCTCGCTCGTCACCGAGGCCGGCGACCTGCTCATCACCGCCGACGAGCACCGCTCCCAGGGCCAGAACAAGGCCGCGGCCACCGAGCGCCTGCAGGACCTCGTCAAGCGCGCGTTGGTCGCCCCCAAGGTCCGCCGCCCCACCAAGCCCAGCCGCGGCGCCAAGGAACGCCGCCTCAGCGAGAAGAAGAGCCGCGGCGAGGTCAAGAAGCGGCGTCAGGGCGGCGACGACTAG
- a CDS encoding CPBP family glutamic-type intramembrane protease, with protein MPGEAFLTSWSTWAALAFSLGVLWLLWSTRTLRPGVLARGLRDLAPIEPAFWFIASIVGYAGLMLGSLPAMLLLGGTDPASTRGMAITGAASFTVALAVSGFLAVMIRRAAPAAGLTARPRTFALGLVCLPLCVPILYFCSGVFQLAYELQTSTRVTDPIAHPALRTITSDGGDPWAWVMIAVAVVLAPIHEELVYRGFLQSGILRLSRRPWAAIVITAALFALAHVSTGVPWYAVGTLFVFGVCLGFAFERSRSIAVPIALHMAFNAMNVVVAVLIT; from the coding sequence ATGCCCGGTGAAGCGTTCCTTACCTCGTGGTCGACCTGGGCCGCGCTCGCGTTCTCCCTGGGCGTGCTCTGGCTCCTGTGGTCTACGCGCACGCTGCGCCCGGGCGTGCTGGCACGCGGCCTCCGCGACCTCGCGCCCATCGAGCCCGCCTTCTGGTTCATCGCGTCCATCGTCGGCTACGCCGGCCTCATGCTCGGCAGCCTGCCGGCGATGCTGCTGCTGGGCGGCACCGACCCGGCGAGCACACGCGGCATGGCCATCACCGGCGCCGCGTCGTTCACCGTGGCCCTCGCCGTGTCCGGGTTTCTCGCGGTCATGATCCGCCGAGCCGCGCCCGCGGCGGGCCTCACCGCACGCCCGCGCACCTTCGCCCTCGGCCTTGTCTGCCTGCCCCTGTGCGTGCCCATCCTCTACTTCTGCTCCGGGGTCTTCCAGCTCGCGTACGAGCTGCAGACCTCCACCCGCGTCACCGACCCCATCGCCCACCCTGCCCTCCGCACCATCACCAGCGACGGCGGCGACCCTTGGGCCTGGGTCATGATCGCCGTTGCGGTCGTCCTCGCCCCCATCCACGAGGAGCTCGTCTACCGCGGCTTCCTGCAGTCGGGGATCCTGCGGCTCTCGCGCCGCCCCTGGGCCGCGATCGTAATCACCGCAGCGCTCTTTGCCCTCGCCCACGTCAGCACGGGCGTGCCGTGGTATGCGGTGGGCACGCTGTTTGTCTTCGGCGTGTGCCTGGGCTTTGCCTTCGAGCGCTCGCGGAGCATCGCCGTGCCCATCGCCCTGCACATGGCCTTCAACGCGATGAACGTGGTCGTGGCCGTGCTCATCACCTAA
- a CDS encoding indole-3-glycerol phosphate synthase TrpC, which translates to MQDERVTLERMVEHKRRRLAEAKARTPQHELELLVAQEEPPRNFFRAVTRRRGFHATSVIAQVMRRSLGNGLLRPEYDGEGYRPADIARRYHAAGASAIACVTEEDHHGGRLDDIRAVKEAVHLPVMRWDVIVDPWQLWESRAAGADAVLLIADILREGELVDLLILAQQLQMTTLLEVHDVESLLRVRPHYGFPHRSYALLAIDNRDPTTMKEDLRTTLRLADLVEDRATLVSEAAVHDRDDLLKLRGVGVRIVLVGEHLLRSDDPGFALRQLLGSD; encoded by the coding sequence GTGCAGGACGAACGCGTGACGCTTGAACGGATGGTCGAGCACAAGCGGCGGCGGCTGGCGGAGGCCAAGGCCCGGACGCCGCAGCATGAGCTGGAGCTGCTGGTCGCCCAGGAGGAGCCGCCGCGGAACTTCTTCCGCGCGGTGACGCGGCGCCGCGGGTTCCACGCCACATCGGTGATCGCGCAGGTGATGCGGCGCAGCCTGGGCAACGGGCTGCTGCGGCCGGAGTACGACGGCGAGGGGTACAGGCCCGCGGACATCGCCAGACGTTATCACGCGGCCGGGGCGTCCGCGATCGCGTGCGTGACCGAGGAGGACCATCATGGGGGGAGGCTGGACGACATCCGAGCGGTGAAGGAGGCCGTGCACCTGCCGGTGATGCGGTGGGACGTGATCGTGGACCCGTGGCAGCTGTGGGAGAGCCGCGCCGCGGGGGCGGACGCGGTGCTGCTGATCGCGGACATCCTGCGCGAGGGGGAGCTGGTGGATCTGCTGATCCTGGCGCAGCAGCTGCAGATGACCACCCTGCTGGAGGTGCACGACGTCGAGAGCCTGCTGCGGGTGCGGCCGCACTATGGGTTCCCGCACCGGAGCTATGCCCTGCTGGCGATTGACAACCGCGACCCCACGACGATGAAGGAGGACCTGCGGACGACGCTGCGGCTGGCGGACCTGGTGGAAGACCGTGCTACCTTGGTGTCCGAGGCGGCCGTGCACGACCGCGACGACCTGCTCAAGTTGCGTGGGGTGGGCGTACGGATCGTGCTCGTCGGCGAACACCTGCTGCGGAGCGACGACCCCGGGTTCGCGCTCCGGCAGCTGCTCGGGTCTGATTGA
- a CDS encoding TlpA disulfide reductase family protein, whose translation MRTTAISRVLWLVLTAGGAVGVVGAAHGQEKSPEDGGQPASAPQPETPATPAPAEGAAPAASTDPGRAVFEQAREAVKRAQAFTYHAKYYGTGGMEMYTSRVEADVRLMRSPRGTAWLGRAIGTGESRSLPRFEIDVGWREITNEWIDHKEKKLFEKNKRDSKGVAFTMGNSARLEELVDPQPFKNELAAGVTYEVEPAVEFAGVTCDSILVKTGRTNVRWLMGQQDKLPRKREAVLNSSTVSGTMVIELHDIKADENRPPRMTEEMVRVALPEGYTEERVAPPPPPPPPPPPPAPMPMESGKGDPMPSPGKGEEPAPPPKVEEPPQPTVQMAPDFELSTPTGEKVSAASLRGKVAVLQFGGSWCLPLRDANPEVQAMASALKDRGVQVYYVNVREKNPAQMVDEFGKAGFTFGVLLGGDEVAKAFGVKRYPTYCVIDPSGMVVAREAGYTKDATINAVRQAAEAALGGAAPAPSTAGK comes from the coding sequence ATGCGGACGACGGCGATTTCGCGGGTGCTGTGGCTTGTGCTCACCGCGGGCGGGGCGGTGGGTGTGGTTGGTGCTGCGCACGGGCAGGAGAAGTCACCCGAGGATGGGGGGCAGCCCGCGAGCGCTCCGCAGCCGGAGACGCCCGCTACGCCGGCACCCGCGGAGGGCGCCGCCCCGGCTGCTTCGACCGATCCGGGGCGGGCGGTCTTTGAGCAGGCCCGCGAGGCGGTGAAGCGGGCCCAGGCGTTCACCTACCACGCGAAGTACTACGGCACGGGCGGCATGGAGATGTACACCTCGCGCGTGGAGGCCGACGTGCGGCTGATGCGCTCGCCGCGGGGCACGGCGTGGCTGGGGCGGGCCATCGGCACGGGCGAGAGCCGCTCGCTGCCGCGGTTTGAGATCGACGTTGGCTGGCGCGAGATCACCAACGAATGGATCGACCACAAGGAGAAGAAGCTGTTCGAGAAGAACAAGCGCGACTCCAAGGGCGTCGCCTTCACCATGGGCAACAGCGCCCGCCTCGAGGAGCTGGTGGACCCGCAGCCTTTCAAGAACGAGCTCGCGGCGGGCGTGACGTACGAGGTGGAGCCGGCGGTCGAGTTCGCGGGCGTGACCTGCGACTCGATCCTGGTCAAGACCGGACGGACGAACGTGCGGTGGCTGATGGGGCAGCAGGACAAGCTGCCGCGCAAGCGCGAGGCGGTGCTGAACAGCAGCACGGTGTCGGGCACGATGGTGATCGAGCTGCACGACATCAAGGCGGACGAGAACCGCCCGCCTCGGATGACCGAGGAGATGGTGCGGGTGGCCCTGCCCGAAGGCTACACGGAGGAGCGGGTGGCCCCGCCCCCCCCACCGCCGCCGCCCCCGCCGCCCCCCGCGCCGATGCCGATGGAGTCGGGCAAGGGCGACCCCATGCCGAGCCCGGGCAAGGGCGAGGAGCCCGCGCCGCCGCCGAAGGTGGAGGAGCCCCCGCAGCCCACGGTGCAGATGGCCCCCGACTTCGAGTTGAGCACGCCCACGGGGGAGAAGGTGTCCGCGGCCTCGCTGCGCGGGAAGGTGGCGGTGCTGCAGTTCGGCGGCTCGTGGTGCCTGCCGCTGCGCGACGCCAACCCCGAGGTCCAGGCGATGGCCTCGGCGCTCAAGGACCGCGGCGTGCAGGTGTACTACGTGAACGTGCGGGAGAAGAACCCGGCGCAGATGGTGGATGAGTTCGGCAAGGCGGGGTTCACCTTCGGCGTGCTGCTGGGCGGGGATGAAGTAGCCAAGGCGTTCGGCGTGAAACGCTACCCGACGTACTGCGTGATCGACCCGAGCGGGATGGTGGTGGCCCGTGAGGCGGGGTACACCAAGGACGCGACCATCAACGCGGTGCGGCAGGCGGCGGAGGCGGCGCTGGGGGGGGCGGCGCCCGCGCCGAGCACGGCGGGGAAGTAG
- a CDS encoding glycosyltransferase: MRILHISTRLILGGSQENTVLSCEGQARLGHDVHLAFGPIYGPEGSLLERVENFRTPEGHGITTHVVPHLVREVNPLSDWRAERELLALIRDIKPDIVHTHSSKAGILGRRAGWASRCRMTMQTYLAKGPHGEPAEVAECIAGLRPGVAHTIHGPPFMPIEGGPLKRAKVRLNNLIYTVAERHAAERCHTIVSVADAMTRQFLARGIGLPEQYVTVRSGMETAPFLHAAPGESRGEVRRELGLNDTDFVIGTVARLAEHKGHDDLLDALADDLRRNPQWKLLWVGNGWWRERLIEKTRAMGLTVTELDRASSAPTPSHRLTDSPPQVLITGLVPPQRIPALMRAMDVLAHPSYREGLPRTVPQALLAGVCPVAYDVDGTGEACREMQTGRLVPLADLEKLREAILWCAAHPQERQTLAARGQRECAELFSTERMISDLEQVYAKALNPGGAGF, translated from the coding sequence ATGCGCATCCTCCACATCTCAACCCGCCTCATCCTCGGCGGCTCGCAGGAGAACACCGTGCTCTCCTGCGAAGGGCAGGCGCGCCTGGGGCATGATGTGCACCTCGCGTTCGGGCCGATCTACGGCCCCGAGGGCTCGCTGCTGGAGCGGGTGGAGAACTTCCGCACACCTGAGGGGCACGGGATCACCACGCACGTCGTCCCGCACTTGGTGCGGGAGGTGAACCCACTCTCCGACTGGCGTGCCGAGCGCGAGCTGCTCGCGCTCATCCGTGACATCAAGCCCGACATCGTGCACACGCACTCGTCGAAAGCGGGCATCCTTGGCCGCCGTGCTGGGTGGGCAAGTCGTTGCCGAATGACGATGCAAACCTACCTGGCAAAGGGCCCGCACGGTGAGCCAGCAGAGGTCGCGGAGTGCATCGCGGGATTGCGCCCGGGCGTCGCCCACACCATCCACGGCCCGCCCTTCATGCCCATCGAGGGCGGCCCCCTCAAGCGCGCCAAGGTCCGCCTCAACAACCTCATCTACACCGTCGCCGAGCGGCACGCGGCGGAGCGTTGCCACACGATCGTCAGCGTCGCCGACGCCATGACCCGCCAGTTCCTCGCCCGCGGCATCGGGCTTCCCGAGCAGTACGTCACCGTCCGCTCGGGCATGGAGACCGCCCCATTCCTGCACGCGGCGCCCGGCGAATCGCGCGGCGAGGTCCGGCGCGAACTGGGCCTCAACGACACCGACTTCGTCATCGGCACCGTCGCCCGCCTCGCCGAGCACAAGGGCCACGACGACCTGCTCGACGCCCTTGCCGACGACCTAAGGCGTAACCCGCAGTGGAAGCTGCTCTGGGTCGGCAATGGCTGGTGGCGCGAGCGGTTGATCGAGAAGACCCGCGCCATGGGCCTCACCGTCACCGAACTCGACCGGGCAAGCAGCGCGCCAACACCGTCTCACCGTCTCACCGACTCACCGCCTCAGGTCCTCATCACCGGCCTGGTCCCCCCGCAGCGAATCCCCGCCCTCATGCGGGCGATGGACGTGCTCGCCCACCCCAGCTACCGCGAGGGCCTGCCGCGCACGGTGCCGCAGGCCCTGCTCGCGGGCGTGTGCCCGGTGGCTTACGACGTGGATGGCACCGGCGAGGCCTGCCGCGAGATGCAGACCGGCCGCCTCGTCCCCCTCGCCGACCTCGAGAAGCTCCGGGAAGCGATCCTCTGGTGCGCCGCGCACCCGCAGGAGCGGCAAACCCTCGCGGCCCGAGGCCAGCGCGAGTGCGCCGAACTCTTCTCCACCGAGAGGATGATCAGCGACCTCGAGCAGGTCTATGCAAAGGCACTCAACCCCGGGGGGGCGGGGTTTTAG
- a CDS encoding HEPN domain-containing protein produces the protein MSQVPSNPVAALVLEWVQIAEADLDMARRESGAQRPHLDQVGFLYQQATEKLMKAVLTKKGVTPPKTHDLEVLDQLLGQFAIGPTASVQDLLKLSAAAVRFRYPGPRLTPANVADLQRIAHSIWTILRPLV, from the coding sequence GTGAGCCAGGTGCCCTCGAACCCTGTCGCGGCGCTGGTTCTCGAGTGGGTTCAGATCGCTGAAGCGGACCTTGATATGGCACGGCGCGAGTCGGGTGCTCAGAGGCCACACCTTGATCAGGTCGGGTTCCTGTACCAGCAGGCCACAGAGAAGCTGATGAAGGCGGTGCTCACGAAGAAGGGCGTGACCCCGCCGAAGACGCACGACCTGGAAGTGCTTGATCAGCTGCTTGGCCAGTTCGCGATCGGTCCGACCGCGTCGGTGCAGGACCTGCTCAAGCTCTCCGCCGCTGCTGTACGGTTCCGCTACCCCGGGCCGCGACTTACGCCGGCGAACGTGGCGGACCTGCAGCGAATCGCACACTCAATCTGGACGATCCTCCGACCTCTCGTCTAA
- a CDS encoding nucleotidyltransferase domain-containing protein produces MFTVTESDIQELAAKIAAEFKPRKVILFGSRAYGTPHDDSDVDLLVVMPYDGSWLDITSEIAARIHPHRFPIDVIVRTPEEMKWRYEGGDPIIREAVDRGRVLYEAAA; encoded by the coding sequence ATGTTCACGGTCACCGAAAGCGACATCCAGGAACTCGCCGCCAAGATCGCGGCTGAGTTCAAGCCGCGGAAGGTGATTCTCTTTGGGTCCCGCGCGTACGGAACTCCGCATGACGATTCAGACGTCGATCTGCTTGTCGTGATGCCCTACGACGGTTCATGGCTGGACATCACTTCCGAGATTGCGGCCCGGATCCATCCGCACCGGTTTCCAATCGACGTGATCGTGAGGACCCCTGAGGAGATGAAGTGGCGTTACGAGGGGGGCGACCCGATCATCCGCGAGGCGGTTGATCGCGGGCGCGTGCTGTACGAGGCCGCGGCGTGA
- a CDS encoding tRNA pseudouridine synthase A, producing the protein MPRYKLTIAYDGTDFCGWQKQEPFADALHANPQARPHQAGATHATLEDRIRRGTAGELKLEVQGSVHREGEDRPRVQLRTVQHVVERAVREIVREPVILMGSSRTDAGVHAKGQVAAFSCSGDDDAGTEPLGAKSRVDDDTPPTSPRHSGWPLSRGTDRLLYALNGRLPPDALITSIEPVASHFDPIGDTRAKGYSYTIHASRTRPLWDRRYVAHVWETLDHARMHEAAKHLTGEHDFAAFAAAGHGRLTTVRTIYDCTVTRAAEDRIRIDVSGNGFLYNMVRIIAGTLADVGRGRLTPDDIPRIIASKDRRQAGSTMPPEGLCLEWIRY; encoded by the coding sequence GTGCCCCGGTACAAGCTCACCATCGCCTACGACGGCACCGACTTCTGCGGCTGGCAGAAACAGGAGCCGTTCGCCGACGCTCTGCACGCCAACCCCCAGGCCCGCCCCCACCAGGCGGGCGCCACGCACGCCACCCTCGAGGACCGCATCCGGCGCGGCACCGCGGGGGAGCTGAAACTGGAGGTTCAGGGGTCGGTGCACCGCGAGGGCGAGGACCGGCCGCGGGTGCAGCTCCGGACCGTGCAGCACGTGGTGGAGCGGGCCGTGCGCGAGATCGTGCGGGAGCCCGTCATATTGATGGGCTCCAGCCGCACCGACGCTGGGGTCCACGCCAAGGGTCAGGTCGCCGCGTTCAGCTGCTCGGGCGATGACGACGCCGGGACTGAGCCGCTCGGGGCGAAGTCCCGGGTTGACGACGACACCCCTCCAACAAGCCCCCGCCACTCTGGCTGGCCCCTCTCCCGCGGCACCGACCGCCTGCTCTACGCCCTCAACGGCCGCCTTCCCCCCGACGCCCTCATCACCTCCATCGAGCCGGTCGCCTCGCACTTTGACCCCATCGGCGACACCAGGGCCAAGGGCTACTCCTACACCATCCACGCCTCCCGCACCCGCCCCCTGTGGGACCGCCGCTACGTCGCCCACGTGTGGGAGACCCTTGACCACGCCCGCATGCACGAGGCCGCGAAGCACCTGACGGGCGAGCACGACTTCGCGGCCTTCGCCGCGGCCGGGCACGGGCGGCTGACCACCGTCCGCACCATCTACGACTGCACCGTGACCCGCGCCGCGGAGGACCGCATCCGCATCGACGTGAGCGGCAACGGCTTCCTTTACAACATGGTCCGCATCATCGCGGGCACCCTCGCCGACGTCGGGCGCGGGCGGCTCACGCCGGACGACATCCCCCGGATCATCGCGAGCAAAGACCGCCGCCAGGCCGGCAGCACCATGCCGCCGGAGGGGTTGTGCCTGGAGTGGATCAGGTACTAG